A genome region from Scleropages formosus chromosome 6, fSclFor1.1, whole genome shotgun sequence includes the following:
- the poc5 gene encoding centrosomal protein POC5 — protein sequence MSTDEDEASGPALQKDSDRCSSMSSELQNEYEELLRYAVVTPKFNGHASQQPHPTLELSASARLSVLTSNGGPQDSAGSVPEQEHRRLSGSELTSARATPLETGPGEHSGRTEVEQALLRNSAEFVIEPEGGCTAQESFRHSRPDSPVIAVTNMFVSEEKMSRMENILDTWSNNLKVNVMTELRKWKLSFTEQHRQEMKKERQQHAAHTAALAAQMDGLKELLNTYETSNQRKDEVISNLTHVIERQRERLELMRTFTQWRMQHLEVKEEAHGSRIAEQHYRLYLKRKAWRAWHSIIETKWRERVERACRARAEEVCVQLSADYEAKIAQHVEALDKARAEIQRLHTERERFEESMKKAFMRGVCALNMEAMNMFHVGESRMEQDFAPPRDESGCSTSVRFQPQPTTSGFSPVHFQSDSPPTHSDLSQVTPQPSAGAGLTRVTEGFPSTTTINTTLPPGASATTHTLPSARVVTSGQQKAMKTITARITGRSDLGAKTGRVSGGNLQVMSVVPPMSSVIVERHHPVTKLTVSQALAAKFPRSSQPPADPSSIRSSSQNTKTIMSSQIHSIKLVE from the exons ATGTCTACAGATGAAGACGAGGCCAGTGGTCCAGCCCTGCAGAAGGACTCTGATCGCTGCAGTTCGATGTCCTCTGAATTACAG AATGAGTATGAAGAGCTGCTCCGATATGCTGTGGTAACCCCCAAATTCAATGGCCATGCTTCGCAACAGCCACACCCCACGCTGGAGCTGTCAGCCAGTGCTCGTCTTTCAGTGTTAACAAGCAATGGTGGCCCGCAGGACTCTGCAG GGTCAGTGCCTGAACAGGAACACCGCAGGCTTTCTGGCAGCGAGCTGACGTCAGCGAGAGCCACGCCGCTTGAGACCGGCCCTGGGGAACACTCAGGAAGGACTGAAG TTGAGCAGGCGCTCCTCAGGAACTCCGCCGAGTTTGTAATTGAGCCCGAGGGAGGTTGCACTGCACAGGAGAGCTTCAGGCACAGCAGACCTGACTCCCCAGTAATCGCGGTCACCAATATGTTTGTATCTGAAGAGAAAATGAGCCGGATGGAGAACATACTCGACACCTGGAGCAACAACCTGAAG GTAAATGTGATGACAGAGCTCAGGAAGTGGAAGCTGAGTTTCACTGAACAGCACCGACAGGAGATGAAAAAAGAGCGTCAGCAACACGCCGCCCACACAGCAGCCCTTGCTGCCCAGATGGATGGCCTGAAGGAGCTGTTGAACACCTATGAGACTTCCAACCAGAGGAAGGATGAG GTGATCAGTAACCTGACCCATGTTatagagagacaaagagagaggcTTGAGCTGATGAGGACATTCACCCAGTGGAGAATGCAACACCTTGAGGTCAAAGAGGAG GCACACGGGTCCAGGATAGCAGAGCAGCATTATCGGCTGTATCTGAAACGAAAGGCATGGCGGGCTTGGCACTCAATCATTGAGACCAAGTGGCGCGAGAGGGTAGAGCGGGCTTGCCGTGCACGGGCCGAGGAAGTCTGCGTGCAGCTCTCTGCAGACTATGAAGCCAAAATTGCCCAG CATGTAGAGGCCTTGGATAAGGCCAGAGCGGAGATCCAGCGACTGCACACAGAGAGGGAGCGCTTCGAGGAGTCCATGAAGAAGGCATTCATGCGTGGCGTGTGCGCACTCAACATGGAAGCCATGAACATGTTCCATGTGGGAGAATCCAGGATGGAGCAAG ATTTCGCACCGCCTCGTGACGAGTCCGGTTGCAGCACCTCTGTCCGCTTCCAGCCACAGCCCACCACCTCCGGTTTTAGCCCAGTCCACTTTCAGAGCGactcaccccccacccacagtGACTTG tcgCAGGTGACCCCTCAGCCTAGTGCCGGTGCTGGTCTCACTAGAGTAACAGAGGGCTTCCCCTCCACCACTACAATCAATACCACACTTCCACCAGGCGCCTCTGCAACAACTCACACATTG CCTAGTGCACGTGTTGTAACGTCTGGCCAGCAGAAAGCCATGAAGACCATTACAGCTCGAATAACTGGGCGTTCAGACCTTGGGGCCAAGACAGGTCGTGTGTCTGGTGGGAACCTCCAGGTAATGAGTGTGGTTCCACCCATGAGCTCAGTGATTGTGGAGCGTCACCATCCTGTTACAAAG CTCACTGTGAGCCAGGCATTGGCAGCAAAATTTCCCCGGTCATCACAGCCCCCTGCAGATCCCTCCAGTATCCGTAGCTCCTCTCAGAACACCAAGACCATCATGTCTTCCCAGATACACTCCATCAAGCTGGTTGAGTGA